The segment TATAGCAAAGCTAACCGTCGTTTCACATTTGCCAAACCAATTCCTTTATTCTCCATCAATCCGGTTACAGAGTGATTATCCTTATCATTAGAAATAGAAAATATAAATTCCGAATTTACATAATCTAATTCGATACGAATTGAATTCTTTCCCGAAGCATGGTTACTTATATGCTTAAAGGCATTTTCTACAAATGGTGCCAATAAAAGTGGTGCGATCTGAAACCGTTTTACACGATCAGTCACTGTCAGATCACACGAGTACCTTTCCGTTTTTCGCAGCATCTGGATCTCAATGTAATTTTTTATGTAGCTGACTTCCTTCTCAATTTCAATCAGGTCGGACCCACATTCATACAATTGATACCGTAACATTTCGGAGAAGTTTAAGAGCGTATCGCGCGCATCCTTGTTCGACTTATCTATCTTAAATAATATATTGTTGAGCGAATTAAATAAAAAATGCGGGTTAATCTGCGCTTTCAGAAAATTCAATTCAGCACTCATCTTTTCCTTTTCAAGTTTCTCAAGTTCATTCTGGACTTTCATTTTATCTCTTAAAAACCGAAAACTCAGTAACGATGAAGTTACCAATAAAACGAGAACGAAATTTGAAGTAAAGAAAACCGGTTCGTTCCAGTAATTTTCAACAAAAAACTTATTCTTTTGCCAGACGTAAATCTGATAGCTTCCAAAAATACTGATCACACTTAAAACTGATATTGTCAGAAAATAGAATACTCCGAAAACTACCGGTCGTCCTTTATATATCAACCGTTTAATAAGTATAAGGTATGAAAAATAATAACCAATTGTAAACAAAAAGGAATTCAATGCCTGGATCAGTACGGGATAAAACTTGAAAGAAGTATTGAACAGACAAAACAAAATTGTCAGGATTGCCCATAGTGCAATAAACTTCAAGATCCGCATGAAACTACTATTTTTTGGCAAATTAAGAAATGATCCAAACAAAGTTACTTATTTACATGAAAAGGTTTGATTCCTTTATGAAATGAAAACAATAGAATGACAAAATACAGATATCTCATTCAAGATTTAAAATTACAGGAATGCCGGTTTTGAATTTTGAATCAAATTCAGATGGATTATTAATCAGAATCAGATATCCTTTTTCGCTTAGCTCTTTTACAGTTATAGAATCAGGCATTTGGGAGTAGGCCGTTAGATTTGTATAAAACATAGCTGTTACCGGATCTGAATAATTAAAAAGAACTGCGTTTTGATATTCATTTCCAAGATTCTTGAGCCTGATAATTTTCTCCGGATTTCTATCTGTTCTTGAAAATGGCTTGATCCTCTCAATTGAATATCGGATTGGTAAAATAATTAAACTAACTGCCAGAAGTGTTCTGAACAATTTAAAAAAGTTTCTTTTAAATTCAACTTTCAAAAGAAAATCAAAAAATGCTGCCGTAACTATGAATAGCGCCGGGGCGATAAAAGCAATATAACCCGGCATTTTTGTTGAAACAAAAGAAAAGAAAACCAATGGGAGAGTTATCCATAAGCAAATTGCCCAGTTTTTATAATTTTTGGGATTCAAATAAATTTCTCTTCCAAACCAAATTAAAGGAAGGTAAATGAGTTCGCCGTAGTTGATTCGCAACTTATTGAAAAAATAAAAAAAAGAACCGGAATGATTTTCAACAGACTCATATAAGTGTTTAGTATTATATGCTTGCTCCCAGAGGTACTCTAACGGATAGTTCATATACGAATACAATTGCCATGGGAGGAAAACAGCAACAGCGGTCATGATTAAGATTATCAGATTGAAAATAATTTCTTTTCTGCTGAATGTTCTCACATCATAAACTAAAAATAACCAGACCGGAACAATGATCAATGCAGGGAGCCACTTACAAAGTATGGCTATTCCCATACTCATTCCTGCGAGAATGTTTAAGATCAATAATTTCTTTTCTGAAAATTTCACACTTAAGTAAATTCCCATCAGAATAAAAAATATGAAGAAACTATCAATATGATCAGTTGGTATTCTGCCTGAACTTAACTCTATCAATAAACCGTTGATAGAAAATAAAAATGCAGCGATAAAAGCAATCTTTCTTGAAAAGAAATATTTTCCGATCGAATAGGTTAACACAATTGAAAGAGATGATAACAATATCGACGGAAAGCGCAATGCAATTTCATTACAACCAAATAGCCACATACTAAATGCCATTGACCACAAAGTGAATGGTTGTTTATGCAACCAAACATGATTGGAAGTCCAGTTGGTATAATCATACGGCAAAACTGGATTATCGTAAAGCGTAGGTTTAAATGGATGTCCGATTAAATTCTTGGCTACTAGCGCATGGAACTTTTCATCCCAGGAATGCAGATAAAAATCGAACGAACAATACAAGCGCAGAAATAAACCCAATATTACCAATAAGAAAATGGCAATCTTAAAGTTACTTTTTTGATGCGCTTTGAACGATAAATAATATCCACTGCAACTCAACAGCACCAATATTATTCCAAATGTCTGGGAAGTAAATAAGTTTAGAAGCATCTGAATTAAAAGATGCCGGAAGGTACAATTAATTCAATGCTTTTGTATATTTGAGAAACTGATTTCTCATGAAACATCTGGTAAATTTTTGTCTTGTTCTCATCACCACACTGACAAATTCTTTTGCGCAACCTTACTTTGAAAAGTACTATGGCATTGCGGGCAGAAACAATGCTGCATCCTATTTTCAGATCTTACCTGATGGCGGTTATATATTATCGGGTTCATCAGATGGTGAAGGATATCTGATCAGGCTTAATTCGATTGGTGACACATTGTGGACCAGACTTTATCCGGATGCTACTGCTGATTGTATAAAGATTCAACCGGCAGGTGATTTTTTTATGGCAGGAAGTTATAGTATCACGCCGCCACCTACAGCAGTACTTACGCATTGCGACTCTGCCGGAAATTTGATCTATACAACTTCACAAAGCTCATCGCCATTCAGCAGATATGGAATTGCTGTTGAAGCACTCAATTATCAACATGTCGGTTTTTTGGATAATGATCTTTATCCGTTTCAGGAATTCCTTCGGTTGCATTCTTATGACAGCCTATGGAATCATAATTGGGAATATCCGATAGGAAAAGTTTCTGATTGCAGCAATTCAGCTTTGAGAAAAACAAACGATGGATTTGTAGTTGCATGCGGTTCATTTGATACTCCATATCCGCATCTTCGCGTTTGCAGAATTGATTCAACGGGAAACGGACTTTGGAATAAAGATTTTCGATACGATTCAATTGCAGAAACCGGACAAGCAGCTTGGTCGATGTGTGCAACTGCTGACAGTGGATTTATGATTTTGGGTTATCGGACCTACGGCAATCCTTCTTTGCACTATAGAATTTTGCTGATGAAATTAAATTCTGCAGGCGACAGTCTATGGTCGAAAGAATATGATTTCCGAAATTCAAATTCATTTCGCTCTATACAACAAATGCCTGACGGTGGATTTATTGCTGTCGGAACTGTGATATATCCACCGGTCGGAACTTTCTTTGATTACAGAGTTGTGTTACTGCGGACTGATGCAAATGGAGATTCTCTCTGGACAAAAGAATTCACCGGACTTGGACTTTGTAATGCTTCTCATGTTGAAGTTGGAAGCAATGGAGATATTTCTGTCTTAAGCACAACTACTGATCAGAATACCGGTGAAACTTATTTCTATCTCCTGAAGACTGATAGTACAGGTTCACTGATTACATCTCTTCCGGAAAATAATTTTTCGCGTTTGCATATTGGTCCAAATCCGGCAAATGACAAAATCTATTTGACAGGAAATGAAGATCTCAAAAAACTGAATATTAAAATCACTTCACTATCCGGTAAGATCATTAGCGAATTCTTTTCAAATGAAAGCAGAATCAATATAAATACCGATCCTTTTGCGGATGGAGTATATCTTTTACAGATATCCTATGAAGAAAACTTTCTGGAAGTGAAAAAGTTTGTTGTATTACACCGGAAAAATTAATCTGTGATCAAAGAGAATTCAACTCCTTTTCATAGTCATACTGGAGATCCTCATGTAATTTTGAAATTGCTGTTGCAATTTTCTTTTGCTGATTATTATACATATTAATCAACACCTGACTTTCATAATATCGGATTCCGGAAGCTTTAAGTGTTTTGCAAAAATGAATCAATAAAATTGCTTCTGTTTCTTTGCTTCCTGAAAATCTGCAATTCTTATTGATCGTACGTAAGATCTTTCTCAGACTTTTTTTTGCCAGATACAAATTACTCGAATTCATTTCAGCAAACTGTTGTTCTGTGTCCGCTTTTATCCGCTCGCGAAAACTTTCTTCATCATCTGACTCATTGAGTAAATAATCCAGCAACTCCTTATTCTCTTTCTTATGCTTAGAAATACGGATGCAAATTTCCGCAACCTTTTTGGGAGGGAGTTTTTGGAGTTGTTTGCTTAGGTCAGATATGGATGCAGTCATCTTAATAGGTCAAGGTTCAAAGTTCAAAGTTCAAAGTTGGCTTCGTAGGTGACTACAAAGCCAACTTTGAACTTTGAACATTGAACTATTTATCGATCAACGACTACCGAAACCATCCCCACATCCCCATTCATCGGAGGAGCCATCTTCGTTACTTCGACACTTAGCTGTTCTATGCCTTTGAGTTCGTTCATCATTGAATCTGCAATACGGGCTGCTGCATGTTCGATCAGTTTGGAACGGATCTTCATTTCTCTTACTACAATTGCATGAACATCACAATAATCTATTGTAGCTTTTAAGCTGTCATTTTTTCTGCTTCTGAAAAATCTGTTTCTATTTCAACTGTAACATCGTAATGTCCGCCGATCTTTTCTTCTTCCGGCAAACACCCATGATAAGCATACATACGGATTGGTCCGACTTTTATGATTCCCATTTTTTTCTTTTTACAAAATGAAATTATTTTTTACCGGCTTCTTTCGCCCAGGAATCTTTTAAGCCAACTGTTTTATTAAAAACAGGATTGTTCTCTGTCGAATCAGGATCCATACAAAAATAACCTTTGCGAATAAACTGAAATTTATCACCTGCTTTTGCTTTCTTCAATTCTGGTTCTGCATAGGCATTAGAAATTACTTCCAGACTATTTGGATTGATGTGATCTTTGAAATCACCTTCAGCATTTGACGGGTCTTCCGGAATAAATAATCGGTCGTACATTCTTAATTCACAACGAATTGCCTGCGGCGCACTTACCCAATGGATCACTCCTTTTACGCTGATACCACTTGTATCATGTCCACTTTTACTTTCCGGAAAATAGTTGCAATGAATTTCTGTGACATTTCCATTTTCGTCCTTTTTTGAATGAAGTGCATTCCACAATGAATGCATGTTTCAACCGAACTTTTAAACCCGGTCCTAATCGAAAATATTTCTTTGCAGGCTCTTCCATGAAATCATCGCGTTCGATCCACAACTCATTTGAGAATGGAATTTCACGGATGCCACCTTTGTCTTCTGCTTCGGGATTGTTTTCACCTGGAAGCATTTCAACTTTACCTGTTTCGTAATTATCGATGATCAATTTGATCGGATCAGTAATTACCATTGCCCTGTTTGCAGTTCTGTTCAGATCTTCGCGAATGAAATATTCAAGCAATCCCACATCAATCATATTCTCTCTTCGTGCAACTCCGATTCGATCGCAGAATTCACGGATACTCTCCGGTGTATAGCCTCTGCGACGATAGCCGCTTAATGTCGGCATTCTCGGATCATCCCATCCACTTACATGTTTCTCGTTCACTAATTGCAATAGCTTGCGTTTGCTCATTACTGTGTAGGTAAGATTCAAACGCGCCATTTCATACTGGTGACTTGGAAAAATATTCAGTTTCTCAATGAACCAATCGTAAACCGGACGATGCACTTCAAACTCGAGTGTGCAAATTGAATGTGTAATATTTTCAATCGAATCACTTTGTCCGTGTGCGTAATCGTACATCGGATAAATGCACCATTTATTTCCTGTGCGATGATGTGCAACATGACGAATGCGATACATCAACGGATCACGGAAATGCATATTCGGCGAAGCCATGTCGATCTTTGCACGAAGTGTTTTGTCACCGTCTTTAAATTCACCGGCACGCATTCTTGCAAAGAGATCAAGATTCTCTTCTACACTACGATCGCGGTACGGACTATTCTTTCCCGGCTCTGTAGGTGTGCCTTTCATTGCAGCAATTTCTTCTGCTGTAGAATCATCAACGTAAGCCAATCCTTTTTTGATCAACTCGCATGCATACTCATAAAGTTTTTCGAAATAATCGGAAGCATAGAATTCATTGGCCCAGTTAAAACCTAACCAGCGAATATCATTTTTAATGCTCTCAACATATTCTGTATCTTCTGTTACCGGATTTGTATCATCGAAACGAAGATTTGTTTTACCACCGAACTGCTGCGCTAAACCGAAATTGAGACAAATAGATTTTGAATGGCCGATATGCAAATATCCATTCGGCTCAGGCGGGAAACGTGTAAGTACACGACCACCATGTTTTCCATTTTTCACATCTTCCGCAACGATCTCTTCAAGAAAGTTCGGACCTTTTTCGATTGACATAATTAAGATGATTTTGCAGTCATTGACTGCATTATTTTATTTACTCCTGTATTAATTCTATTTATCACTTCTTCTTTGCCCAGCAATTCCATCATTCCTAACAGGTCGACGCCTGTTCCTGAACCGCTGACAATAACTCGTAACAATTGCAATATTTCACCGGGCTTTAATTGATTTGCTGCAGAGGTTTCTTTATTCTTCGCATCAATATCAGCTGAAGTGAATGAATTCATCTTTCCATATTCAGTAGAAAGAGCAGTGAAGAAATTTTCAAGACCTGGTTTCCATTTTTTTGCAACCACATCCTGATCGTATTCTGTAGGTGCAATGAAAAGGTAACTTCCTTTTTCTGCAAACTCATTTTCAAACTGAACCCGCTCAAGAAGTAATGAAACTACTTTCGACAAATATTCATTCGACAATCTTTTATCGCCTTCAACTATCTTGTATGTTTCAATGATCATTGGCTTAAGCAGCGAAACGAGTTTTTCAACTGGCTCATGACGTAAATATTCCTGATTGAACCATTTTGTTTTATCGGGATCAAATTTAGCTCCGCTCTTGCTTACTCTCTCAAGTGAAAAATCGTGGATCAATTCTTCCATTGTAAAAATTTCCTTGTCACCACTCGGATGCCATCCTAAAAGTACAAGCATGTTTACAAATGCAGCAGGAATATAATTTTTCTCCCTGTAACCTGACGATAATTCTCCTGTGACAGGATCTGTCCAGTTCAGAGGAAAGACAGGAAATCCGAGACGATCACCATCACGTTTACTGAGTTTTCCATTTCCATCAGGTTTCAATAACAACGGAAGATGCGCAAACTGCGGCATTATCTTTTCCCATCCCAAAGATCTGTAGAGTAAAACATGCAAAGGTGCAGAAGGCAACCATTCTTCTCCGCGGATCACATGTGTGATCTGCATCAGAAAATCATCCACAACATTTGCAAGATGATAAGTCGGCATTCCGTCACTTTTGAAAAGTACTTTATCATCGAGTTGCGAAGAATGTACACGGACTTCACCACGGATCAGATCATTCACAACTACTTCTTCATTCTCCGGGATCTGTAAACGAATTACGAATGAATCGCCGGCATGAATACGCCTATCAGTTTCCTCCGCTGATAGTGTAAGCGAGTTCACCAATTGCTTTCTTGTCTTTGAATTATATGAGAAGACAGATTTTTCTGCCTCCATTTTTTTTCGCAATGCATCCAGTTCTTCTTCACTGTCGAAGGCATAATAAGCAAAACCATTTGTCACCAGCTTCTCAGCATACTGACGATAGATTGCCATCCTTTCACTCTGACGATAAGGCGCATGCATACCATCTCCGAATCCAACTCCTTCGTTAGGTTCTATTCCGCACCACTTCAATGATTCAATAATGTATTCTTCCGCTCCGGGAACATATCGGTTCTGGTCAGTGTCTTCAATTCTAAGAATGAAATCACCACCATGTTTTTTTGCAAAAAGATAATTATACAATGCGGTTCTTACTCCACCGATGTGTAACGGCCCGGTTGGACTGGGAGCAAAACGTACGCGAACTTTTCTTTCCATTTTTTGGGTTATTCAGGGGGCAAAGATAGGATTTTGAGGGAGAAAAGAGAGTCAAATAAGATTACAGCTTTTTAGTGGACAAAGTAATTTTAATCCTAATTTAATTTTAAAATTACATAACCCGGTTATTCAACGCAGACCCCAGCGGGGTCAAATATTGGTAGAAAAAAAATAGCATGTGATTATATCGACCCCGGAGGGGTCGTATGTGATTTCGGAATAAAATTTGTTTATTGTTGATGATTCATATCAATATTAAATTGTTTGCCAATTCATATGCGACCCCTCCGGGGTCGAAAATTGATTTCCATCATTTGTTCTACCAATATGTGACCCCTCTGGGGTCAGGCGATTCAATTATTGAAGAAGTCGACATTATTACACTGCGACAAAAATGGCTTCTATACAAAGAAGGAATTGCCCTTATTTTGCAGTATTACAGAACCTCCCAAACACCCCCAAAGGCAGTTTCAGCCCAGAAGTAGATTTCAAAAACAATTCTCCCGTATGAAGATCCTTGAAATCGCGAAGCATATTTTCAACCACTAACGATGAGAATCCAAGCGAGTATGTATTCAGAATTAAAAACCGTTCTTCTTCATCGAGCAATTTG is part of the Bacteroidota bacterium genome and harbors:
- a CDS encoding histidine kinase, whose protein sequence is MRILKFIALWAILTILFCLFNTSFKFYPVLIQALNSFLFTIGYYFSYLILIKRLIYKGRPVVFGVFYFLTISVLSVISIFGSYQIYVWQKNKFFVENYWNEPVFFTSNFVLVLLVTSSLLSFRFLRDKMKVQNELEKLEKEKMSAELNFLKAQINPHFLFNSLNNILFKIDKSNKDARDTLLNFSEMLRYQLYECGSDLIEIEKEVSYIKNYIEIQMLRKTERYSCDLTVTDRVKRFQIAPLLLAPFVENAFKHISNHASGKNSIRIELDYVNSEFIFSISNDKDNHSVTGLMENKGIGLANVKRRLALLYPDKHELEITNSHDRFCVKMKMKVENE
- a CDS encoding glycosyltransferase family 39 protein — encoded protein: MLLNLFTSQTFGIILVLLSCSGYYLSFKAHQKSNFKIAIFLLVILGLFLRLYCSFDFYLHSWDEKFHALVAKNLIGHPFKPTLYDNPVLPYDYTNWTSNHVWLHKQPFTLWSMAFSMWLFGCNEIALRFPSILLSSLSIVLTYSIGKYFFSRKIAFIAAFLFSINGLLIELSSGRIPTDHIDSFFIFFILMGIYLSVKFSEKKLLILNILAGMSMGIAILCKWLPALIIVPVWLFLVYDVRTFSRKEIIFNLIILIMTAVAVFLPWQLYSYMNYPLEYLWEQAYNTKHLYESVENHSGSFFYFFNKLRINYGELIYLPLIWFGREIYLNPKNYKNWAICLWITLPLVFFSFVSTKMPGYIAFIAPALFIVTAAFFDFLLKVEFKRNFFKLFRTLLAVSLIILPIRYSIERIKPFSRTDRNPEKIIRLKNLGNEYQNAVLFNYSDPVTAMFYTNLTAYSQMPDSITVKELSEKGYLILINNPSEFDSKFKTGIPVILNLE
- a CDS encoding T9SS type A sorting domain-containing protein — protein: MKHLVNFCLVLITTLTNSFAQPYFEKYYGIAGRNNAASYFQILPDGGYILSGSSDGEGYLIRLNSIGDTLWTRLYPDATADCIKIQPAGDFFMAGSYSITPPPTAVLTHCDSAGNLIYTTSQSSSPFSRYGIAVEALNYQHVGFLDNDLYPFQEFLRLHSYDSLWNHNWEYPIGKVSDCSNSALRKTNDGFVVACGSFDTPYPHLRVCRIDSTGNGLWNKDFRYDSIAETGQAAWSMCATADSGFMILGYRTYGNPSLHYRILLMKLNSAGDSLWSKEYDFRNSNSFRSIQQMPDGGFIAVGTVIYPPVGTFFDYRVVLLRTDANGDSLWTKEFTGLGLCNASHVEVGSNGDISVLSTTTDQNTGETYFYLLKTDSTGSLITSLPENNFSRLHIGPNPANDKIYLTGNEDLKKLNIKITSLSGKIISEFFSNESRININTDPFADGVYLLQISYEENFLEVKKFVVLHRKN
- a CDS encoding dihydroneopterin aldolase encodes the protein MDYCDVHAIVVREMKIRSKLIEHAAARIADSMMNELKGIEQLSVEVTKMAPPMNGDVGMVSVVVDR
- a CDS encoding glutamate--tRNA ligase, with protein sequence MERKVRVRFAPSPTGPLHIGGVRTALYNYLFAKKHGGDFILRIEDTDQNRYVPGAEEYIIESLKWCGIEPNEGVGFGDGMHAPYRQSERMAIYRQYAEKLVTNGFAYYAFDSEEELDALRKKMEAEKSVFSYNSKTRKQLVNSLTLSAEETDRRIHAGDSFVIRLQIPENEEVVVNDLIRGEVRVHSSQLDDKVLFKSDGMPTYHLANVVDDFLMQITHVIRGEEWLPSAPLHVLLYRSLGWEKIMPQFAHLPLLLKPDGNGKLSKRDGDRLGFPVFPLNWTDPVTGELSSGYREKNYIPAAFVNMLVLLGWHPSGDKEIFTMEELIHDFSLERVSKSGAKFDPDKTKWFNQEYLRHEPVEKLVSLLKPMIIETYKIVEGDKRLSNEYLSKVVSLLLERVQFENEFAEKGSYLFIAPTEYDQDVVAKKWKPGLENFFTALSTEYGKMNSFTSADIDAKNKETSAANQLKPGEILQLLRVIVSGSGTGVDLLGMMELLGKEEVINRINTGVNKIMQSMTAKSS